TATGAATTTGTAACAAAAGTTGTTTTTTATGATGTACAAATAGGCACCCGGTTACCGGTAACCCGCTATGACAATAACCTGGATGTATCTGTTAAGGCAATTTATCAATATGGGCATCAAAACGGCAAAATATTGGGCACCCGGCAAAACCACATCGGCGATGAGCCGGATTTTGCCGAGATGTCGGCAAAATTGCGTAATTATATAGCCTTTTCGGATACCACACGAGCGCCCACCCAGGATGAAATGTATAAAACATTTTGGGACGTTAAGCCCAATAAAATAACCTACACCAATACTTTACGGCCATTGGATGTTAAAAATTACCGGGAACTGTTGCGGGGTAAAACGGTATCTGCACCATATAAACAAAACATGATGACGTTTTACCTTGATCCTGTTTTATTGAAGGTAAAAAACACCCATCATGAACTTTACCAGAATGTGTCTATACAGCCGGTTGTATATGACCCTATTGACAGCGAAGGAAATAAATTGGTAACAGAGGTGCCGTTTCCGGGCGCTTTTTCTGATTATAAGTTATTTTTCAGCTCGGAAGAAGGGTACCTTACTGCCGAAACCAACCGGCGCTTTATGCCCATTGGAGCTGCGGTATTGGTTATAACACTTTTTTTGGTTGCCATAGGATGGCTTATCTATCGTAACCTGAACGTAAATATCAAGCTGTTTAAACTACAATACGATTTTATAAACAACTTTACCCATGAGTTTAAAACTCCTGTAAGCGTAATAAAAATTGCAGGGTCAAATTTAAAAGGTGATGGCGAGCTTACCGAGCGGCAGCGCAAACATTATGGAAAAATTTTAGATGAAGAAGCAGATAAACTAAACGATTTGATGAACAAGTTGTTATCATTCACCCAGTTGGAAAATAAATCGATCAATATTAAAAAAGAAGAAATTGCAGTGGATGATTTTGTGGAGCGCTATATAGATACTTTTAAAATTAAGTACCCCGATTTTAAGCTGAATTATACCAGTAACGGGGTGCATACTTTTTATACCGACCCGGTGCTTTTGGGTAGTGTTTTTCAAAACCTGATTGAGAATGCGTACAAATATTCGCACCCCAAAAAAAGGCAGCTCAACATCAATATTATACGAAAAAAGGGCAATATCGTGTTTTCCTTTATAGATAAGGGGATAGGGATTCCCAGGAATGAACAGCATAATGTATTTAAAAAATTTTACAGAATAGAAAACCAATATAACCAAAACGGGAGCGTAGGTTTGGGTTTGGCATTTTGTAAAGAACTGGTTAATTTTATGGACGGCGAGATAACGGTGAACAGTAAAGTTAATGAAGGTTCGGAGTTTATAGTTACGCTTCCAAACGAAAATTAAAGTATGAACAAAGAAATCAAAATTGCGCTGGTTGAAGATGATGAAAACCTGCGTTTCCTGGTTGCCGAGCGTTTGCAAACCGAAGGTTACAAAGTGCTGGAAGCCGACAATGGCGAGGATGCGGAAACAATGATACTGGCCGAATATCCTGATATTGTACTGCTTGACTGGATGTTGCCCGGAAAAACCGGATCGGAAGTTTGTGGTAATATCAGGGAAAGCGGATACGATAAACTGGTGATTATGATGACCGCCAAAGCCCAGGATGTTGATAAAATTGAAGCTTACAATTTTGGAGTATCAGACTACATCACCAAACCTTTTAATATGGATGTGCTGGTGGCTATGATTGACAGCAAAATTAAATTCAGCCTGAATAGTGAGAAGGCCGAATCATATAAGTTTGCCAACATGGAGCATCTGCCTAATACCCACCTGCTCATTCGTGATGGCCGTAAAATTGAACTTACCATATTGGAGAACCGGATATTACTGTATTTCCTTAAAAACAAAAATAAGGTTATCAACCGCGAAGAACTGATGATGGAAGTATGGGGCTACAACGCCGATGTAAACACCCGCACCCTGGATATGCACATTGTACGCCTGCGTAAAAAGATAGAAACAAATGCCGATTCGCCGCAGTATTTACAAACTGTACGGGGGATAGGATATAAGTTTGTGTACAATCAGTAACAAAGAGTTAAGTAATTCCCTGGTTGTCATTGAGTGAATTGAGTAGGTAAAACCTGAACAAAAAATCGTTACAACGAGCAACGAAATATAGTTAAACTAATGTCCAAAACTACCGTCATTGCGAGGCACGAAGCAATCCTGAACTATGTGAGAATTGGCAATGTCGGGGATTGCTTCGTGCCTCGCAATGACGGATATTTGATATTGACAGTAAATCTGATTACTACTTTTTATAAACCCTCGCTACAATAAAATCACCAAAAAAAGTTCTTTCGTTTTTTGGGGAGTAATTGTTCCGATTAAAGCAAGCCTCAATTTCCGGTAGCTTGCTTGCTTCTATACCGTCAATCAGCCTGAAAAATAAAAACATGCTTTTTAAAAGGAGACCCTGCCACCATTTTCCTGTTAACTGAAAATCGCAATTGAGCCAAAGTGCACCAGGCTTTAGTAACGAATGAATCTTACTGAATACTGTTCTTAATGTTGCTTCAGTGAAATTATCAAACAGAAAAGGGGTTATTGCTACATTAAAGCCGACGGGTAGGTTTACGTTTTCAATAACATCGTTTATGAAGATAATTTCATTGCCACTGGTATTCCTCTTTTGGGATAGCGCCATCATTCGCTCTGCAGCCTCTACATAAGTTATCTTTAGGCCTGTCGGATGTAACCTTGTAATTTCATCAAGTATCCAGCCCGTACCGCCTCCGACTATGAGTATATTATTGTTTGGTTGGATGTGATTGATTAAATAAAGTTGTGTATTGATTATGGCTTTACCATAAACTAAACGCGAAAGCAGGTCATAAAACCGGGCCGAGTTATTAAAACTGGCAGCCATATCAATGGCCTTTGAATATGAGGTTAACAGCTAATAACACTACGTATTGAAGGATAAGTACGCCATCCATAAAGAAAAAGTAATAGTACTCGTCTTTTTTCCAGGCCGATTTAAAGATAAGCCAACCGGTTAAAAATACCGTAAAAGTTAGCGCAAAAAAATCCAGGCTAAAGCCGTTATTCCTGAAAATGAATAATAGTACCACATAACCGGCCAATAACACCTGGCAAAACAGGTAGGCATTTTTTTCGCCCCAAACTACCGGGATGGTTTTCAATCCCATTTTGCGGTCGTCAAAAAGATCGCGAATATCAAAGGGAATAGTAAGTGCGCCTATAAACAAAAAACGTTTAGCTATCAGTATAGTGGTATCGCGCATGGATACACTGGCGGCATGAAAATGCATAGCCTCCAGTATAGGAAACAGTACGCAGCTCATTGTCCACACCAGGGTAATAAGGAATGGTTTTAACCCGGGTATATTGCGCAATCCGAATTTTTGCTCGCCCACGGCAAACAGCGGCAGGCCATAGGCAAATGATAAAATACCCAAAAAAACCAGAAGAATTTTTGATTCAATGGAGATCAAAAAAAATAACGGTACCAGCGATAATAATGAAACTATGGTAAATGTAACCATAAGCCGATAGTGGGCAAAAAACCAACGTACGCGCTTATAAGGAGATGTTTCGGGCTTCTGAGGTTTGGTAATGATGATACAGAAATTGTAGATGCCTAAAGTGGAGGTGAATAGCAAACCCAATACCGGCAACACCGGTTTTGACCCTATTAAGTGGAATGTTACCAATGCCTGCGCCACCGCGCAAAGCGACATGAAGATATTACTGAACAGCAGGAAATCAAAAACAGACTGAAGCGATCTTTTCATTGGTAATGAATGTGCCTGGGGGTGATGTTATGTAAGCTTACCCGAAGGAGCATGCCCGGCTTTTAATGTAAATATCGTAATCTCTGGTAATATTCCAACTCTGCCATATAAACCTACAAAGCCAAAACCTACATTTACATATAATTGTTGCATGCCTTGCTGATAGTGGCCCGCCCATTCAGTATAAACATATTTTATAGGGCTCCACTGAAAATCATTTGTACGAACGCCAAACTGCATACCATGGGTATGGCCCGAGAACATTACATCTATTTGTGGATAGTCATTTAAAACCTGTGCACGCCAATGCGACGGATCATGCGACAGCAAGAGTTTAACCGGCAGGTCGTCTGTGTTTTTGGCGGCCAGTTCCATGCGGCCATATTTAGGGAAGCGGCTGTGCAGGCTCCAGTTTTCGATGCCGAGAATGCCTATTTCTTCGCCATTTACTTTAAGGCGGCGGTTCTCGTTGCGCAATAAGTCCCAGCCCATATTTTGGTGGGTGAGAATCAGGTCTTGATGGTCTTTTATTTTATCGGCCGGGCTTTGCCAGTCGCCATAGTCGCCGTAATCATGATTACCCAAAGATGAATAAACGCCAAGCGGCGCTTTTACTTTGCCGAAAATATCCTGGTAATCCCTCATTTCGCTGGTCTGTCCGTTAATCAGGTCGCCGGTGAAAAATATAAAATCGGGCTTCTCTTTCAATAGCATTTCTACGCCGCCAAGTACCGCCTTTTTGTTATAAAAACTCCCGGAATGGATATCAGAAATTTGCCCCAGCTTAATGCCATCAAAAGCTTTTGGTAAATTGGGTAAATATAGGGTTTGATAACGTACATGGTAATCATACAGCCCCCTTGGCATATTGATTTTTATGGCAGCCAGGGGAATGGCACCTGCAAGCAGACCGGCCTTCAACAAAAACTCTGACCGGGGGATGGCATCCGGCGGAACGAGGGTATTATGCGCAGGTGTTTGATTTTTAAACCTGTTTTTACGCCACACCAGCAAACGTTTTATATCGTCAATTAACAGGAAGGGCAAAAAGGTAAGCTTGCCTATAAATAATAGTGAAAATATGAGCAGGCCGGCTGCACGAACGCCAAGGCCCGCAAAATATATATAAACACCGGTGAGCAAACCGCAAATGACTATAATGGAAGCCGCCCAATATAAAAAGGTAAACGTCTTTTTTTGCAAAAAATGCCATTTTGGGAAAGCCCCTCGAATGCCGTTTAATACATAAAGGTCAATTAGCAAAAGTGCCGAAATGATCAGGATGATATTAAGCGCGGTGTCCGTCATTTACACAAATGTACCAAATTAATAACGGTCATCATCTAAATCGAGGTCGTCTTCATCAGGCTGCAGGTTAAATAAACTGTTAAACATATCAGAGAAGGCAAAGCCATTATCTAAAAAGCCTTTGTTTAATTGCGAAAATTCTGATAGGCCGTGCAGCACAAACTCCATTAGCAATAAAGTTTGATTTTCACTCAGGCGCGGATGTGATTTTTTAACCAGGTCTTTTAAGCCGGCAACCTCGGATAGTTCTTTTTTATAATCAATTGCCGACATGTCATCAACCAAAGCCAGGTTATTGCCCTCGCCAAACCAATTGATAATGCTGGCATAAGGGTTTACACCTTTAGTCTTTTTAGCCTTTTCAGGGTCGGGGAAAAAGGTTAGCAGCAAGGTTTTGATAGCTTTGCCAATCAGGATATTGGCTACTTTGCCCGGGCCTTCCAGTTCACCTTCATAAACCAATTCAATTTTGCCTGTAATGGCCGGGATAACGCCCAAAAAATCGGTAATGCGCACAAAAGTGCCGGGCTCATGGTTCATGATCATCCGGCGCTCGGCATTACTAATCAGGTTTTCATAGGCCGATATAGTTAAGCGCGCCGATACACCCGATTTTTTATCGATATACTCGGAGTTACGGGCTTCAAAAGCAATTTGCTCAATCAGGTCTTTTACCAGGTCGTCGGCTTCAACGGCATTGCGTTGATCGTTGGTTAATGATGCTTCCTGTTGGGTGATCTTCCTTGAAATTTCTACCGTACGCGGATAGTGCGTTAAAATCTGGCTTTCAATGCGGTCTTTTAGCGGTGTAACGATAGAGCCGCGATTAGTATAATCTTCAGGGTTGGCCGTAAATACAAACTGGATATCTAAAGGCAAACGCAGTTTAAAACCGCGTATCTGGATATCCCTTTCCTGCAAAATATTAAATAGCGATACCTGGATACGGGCCTGCAAATCGGGCAGCTCGTTGATCACAAATATACCACGATGGGCGCGTGGGATTAACCCAAAATGGATAACGCGTTCGTCAGAATAGGTCAGTTTTAAGGTGGCGGCTTTAATAGGGTCAACATCGCCAATTAAATCGGCTACGGTAACATCTGGCGTAGCCAGTTTTTCGGTATAACGCTCCGAGCGGTGAATCCAGCCTATAGGCGTTTCGTCTCCTTTTTCTTCGATAACACTATGGCCGTACCATGATATAGGGTTGTATGGATCATCAAACAAATCTGATCCTGTAATATATGGCACATATTCATCAAGCAAATTAATTAACAAGCGCGCTATGCGGGTTTTTGCCTGTCCGCGTAAGCCAAGCAGTAAAATATTGTGGCGCGATAGAATGGCAGTTTGCAAATCGGGTATAACCGTATCCTCAAATCCGATAATACCTGCAAAACCGCCTTCGCGTTTTTTTAGCTGTTCTATAAGGTTGGCACGTAATTCATCTTTCACCGAACGGCTTTTGTAACCACTTTTTTTTAGTTCGCCGAGGGTTTTAATATCTAATAATTTACTCATTTGTTGAATTTGAAAATTTGAGGATTTGAAGATTTGAAAATGGAAAACCCATGATCTTCAAATTGCCATCTGATGTCTTTATTTTGTGTGGAAGCTATGCTTGTTGAAATTGGAAAATAGCATTTTCAAATCTTCAAATTAGCACATCTTCAAATTAGCGTACCGTTTTTCTTCTATTCTTAATATAGTCCTCAAAAATATACTCGCCTAAACCATTCAGCGAACTGTAAAAAGCCTTGCCGCCGTTAGTTTCTGTAAATTTACGTACAAACTGTTGCAGGTAAGGGTCTTTGGCTATCATAAATGTGGTTATCGGTATTTTTAAGCGCTTGCACTGCGCGGCCATGTTAAGGGTTTTGTTAACCACTTTCCTATCTAACCCTATGCTGTTTTTATAATATTTAGTGCCTTCCTTTAAACAGGTAGGTTTAC
The genomic region above belongs to Mucilaginibacter sp. KACC 22773 and contains:
- a CDS encoding sensor histidine kinase produces the protein MPAQKTAYRKNFLLIIVFLVLISITFVVALFISYSLTSKYVENEFSSKKIEVLEQTMKPYYDFFYNKIPEIQFYGGFLDSASARKYASSVFKEYEFVTKVVFYDVQIGTRLPVTRYDNNLDVSVKAIYQYGHQNGKILGTRQNHIGDEPDFAEMSAKLRNYIAFSDTTRAPTQDEMYKTFWDVKPNKITYTNTLRPLDVKNYRELLRGKTVSAPYKQNMMTFYLDPVLLKVKNTHHELYQNVSIQPVVYDPIDSEGNKLVTEVPFPGAFSDYKLFFSSEEGYLTAETNRRFMPIGAAVLVITLFLVAIGWLIYRNLNVNIKLFKLQYDFINNFTHEFKTPVSVIKIAGSNLKGDGELTERQRKHYGKILDEEADKLNDLMNKLLSFTQLENKSINIKKEEIAVDDFVERYIDTFKIKYPDFKLNYTSNGVHTFYTDPVLLGSVFQNLIENAYKYSHPKKRQLNINIIRKKGNIVFSFIDKGIGIPRNEQHNVFKKFYRIENQYNQNGSVGLGLAFCKELVNFMDGEITVNSKVNEGSEFIVTLPNEN
- a CDS encoding response regulator transcription factor, encoding MNKEIKIALVEDDENLRFLVAERLQTEGYKVLEADNGEDAETMILAEYPDIVLLDWMLPGKTGSEVCGNIRESGYDKLVIMMTAKAQDVDKIEAYNFGVSDYITKPFNMDVLVAMIDSKIKFSLNSEKAESYKFANMEHLPNTHLLIRDGRKIELTILENRILLYFLKNKNKVINREELMMEVWGYNADVNTRTLDMHIVRLRKKIETNADSPQYLQTVRGIGYKFVYNQ
- a CDS encoding class I SAM-dependent methyltransferase gives rise to the protein MAASFNNSARFYDLLSRLVYGKAIINTQLYLINHIQPNNNILIVGGGTGWILDEITRLHPTGLKITYVEAAERMMALSQKRNTSGNEIIFINDVIENVNLPVGFNVAITPFLFDNFTEATLRTVFSKIHSLLKPGALWLNCDFQLTGKWWQGLLLKSMFLFFRLIDGIEASKLPEIEACFNRNNYSPKNERTFFGDFIVARVYKK
- a CDS encoding metallophosphoesterase; translated protein: MTDTALNIILIISALLLIDLYVLNGIRGAFPKWHFLQKKTFTFLYWAASIIVICGLLTGVYIYFAGLGVRAAGLLIFSLLFIGKLTFLPFLLIDDIKRLLVWRKNRFKNQTPAHNTLVPPDAIPRSEFLLKAGLLAGAIPLAAIKINMPRGLYDYHVRYQTLYLPNLPKAFDGIKLGQISDIHSGSFYNKKAVLGGVEMLLKEKPDFIFFTGDLINGQTSEMRDYQDIFGKVKAPLGVYSSLGNHDYGDYGDWQSPADKIKDHQDLILTHQNMGWDLLRNENRRLKVNGEEIGILGIENWSLHSRFPKYGRMELAAKNTDDLPVKLLLSHDPSHWRAQVLNDYPQIDVMFSGHTHGMQFGVRTNDFQWSPIKYVYTEWAGHYQQGMQQLYVNVGFGFVGLYGRVGILPEITIFTLKAGHAPSGKLT
- a CDS encoding sigma 54-interacting transcriptional regulator, whose translation is MSKLLDIKTLGELKKSGYKSRSVKDELRANLIEQLKKREGGFAGIIGFEDTVIPDLQTAILSRHNILLLGLRGQAKTRIARLLINLLDEYVPYITGSDLFDDPYNPISWYGHSVIEEKGDETPIGWIHRSERYTEKLATPDVTVADLIGDVDPIKAATLKLTYSDERVIHFGLIPRAHRGIFVINELPDLQARIQVSLFNILQERDIQIRGFKLRLPLDIQFVFTANPEDYTNRGSIVTPLKDRIESQILTHYPRTVEISRKITQQEASLTNDQRNAVEADDLVKDLIEQIAFEARNSEYIDKKSGVSARLTISAYENLISNAERRMIMNHEPGTFVRITDFLGVIPAITGKIELVYEGELEGPGKVANILIGKAIKTLLLTFFPDPEKAKKTKGVNPYASIINWFGEGNNLALVDDMSAIDYKKELSEVAGLKDLVKKSHPRLSENQTLLLMEFVLHGLSEFSQLNKGFLDNGFAFSDMFNSLFNLQPDEDDLDLDDDRY